The genomic region TTTGACAATTGAGGTATTTGATTTTTTGTATTGATTGTGTAGCTAATTTTGATTCCGCTACTATTATttatgttatttatattattaattaatacggAGTACTTGATTAAATCATTATCTGGTTCTTATTCTTTGGATCCATAATTTATTTCTTTATAGTAGGTTTCAATATAAATGCAGCATTACTGTAATCTTGTAGGTAGGtagatattgttattactaatttaCTAATAGTTGATAATGGAGGCAATGGTGAAAAAGTATCAGCAGAAATTCAATAGGGTAAAAGATGATATGGACAGATGGCAAGATATTCAAGATCGTTTGATTTCACAATTTAGAAATGCTTCTTCTATAATTGGAAGATTGCAGGTTTCTCAAATTATGAAAAATTGATATTATTTACTATAAATGTCATTAAAGTTTTGATTTTTTTGgtgattattattatatatctgGTGATCAGTTGCTTGAAGAACCTAAAAACTACGGGTCGTTGAAGAATGTTGATAATATTAAAGATGCTATCTTGACAAAGCAGATGGAATCCTTGCAAGGAATCATGCTATCAATGAATAAAACGTTGTAAGTTGGGCTGTACTGTATCTCAAACATGTTAAATAATAAGCACTAAATAGATGGAAGGGGAACAGGTTAACAGGTTGAATTTCGTCCAAAGTTAATTAACCGATGTTGATATGATGCTTCTAAACCCATtgtttatttataatattaaaggtCGCAATAACACTAATCGGCGAGTATTTAGTCGGGAGTCGCGACAGAGTAATTGGCAAATTGGGGATTAATCATAGGCATTAATcagatgttgactaagtttgactttgactgCGTAAAATCCCTACTCTGACCGATTACTCCCGATTAATTTGATTACTCTAGATTAATCCCCGATTTATGGTGACCGAGTAATCAGATGCTGACCGAGGGTTGACCAAATTTTGACTAATCTGTTCGGACCCTTCTAAGAACCGAGTAATCTCTGAGTAATTCCGAGTTTCACAACACTGATTATTTAAAACGGGGCAGTAAAGTGTTTGCTGGTGGCCCTACCCATAGGACTTGTAGTTAACAATGACCCATTTTGGACCATTGATCGACCCACCCATCTTGCCACTGTCATCAAGGAATGTTACAGATTGCTGATCGTTAGTCAAAGACTCTAGTGAAGTACATGTCAAGCTATATGTTACTTTTTCTTGGAACATATTAGTATATCTACTTGCTAGTATATATAGAGTGATATATAAGTAATTGTTGTCTTGTAAATTCTGTTGTACTTTAAAAAGCTTGCATCTTAAAATATACTTCATGGGTCAAAATGTGGATTGTGAAGCAGCTTTACTGAATAATCTGTGATGCTGTCAGGGAGGAAATGAATAGTGTTATTTTGTCGCTTGCAAAAACTCATCGTGATGCAAAGCAGCAAGTGAAAGGTGGTTCAATTCAAGCCTCGGCGAAACAACTAACGAACCAAATTGGAATCAAACCAAGTCTTGCTGACTGTATAGAAGGGCTCCGGCTTCTTCACGAGATGTATCAATCCGAGTATGTGTACATACACTTCTAATAATGTTTGAAGAATTTAGAGGTGGAACAAAAGCCCCAATTGGGTAATAAATGTGTCAAATTTTGGTTTGTTTTCCTCTCTAATACAATAGAATTTAAGGTGGGTAATTTGAATAAGTTAAATAAAAGATAAATGGATCAAAAGTCTGTTGAAATGTATTATTAATGCATATATCTTacaattaatttgttttatttgaAGAGGTGGATTATTGTCATAATTATATAACTTGTTGTACCCACCTATTTTAACTCGTAACAAAAGACCCGTTTTCATATGTTACCCAACTCTCCCAGCCCACCCATTTAGCCACCTCAATTACTTAACTACATACTTTTACCTATGCTTGTTAAGCCTACTGTAACACATACCGACATTATTGTGCAGCTTTGATTCATAGTGTAATGATGCAGGTACCTGCTTAAATTGTCTGTTATATCTGCACTTCCTACCCTTGCCTTGAAGCCGAGGTATGTGTCTACATGTTCTGTCTTTTGTTTACTAGAGTATATTATATGTAAACACTATTTTACTAGTTGAGTGAGTGCTATGTAAATCAATTCATGAATTTCCTTTTTTCATTTCttaacgtagaatttatattttaaattcgtTGTAGTGTTAAGGATTTACATGATCTCGAACAGCTGTTGGTAGATCAACCAAACATCCCCAAAGAAGAAGGTaacatgtatttattttttttGGAGAAACAATGTTAATATAAGGTTATGGATGTTGTTGTCCTTTTCTTTACTACCCTTTGTCTAGTTTTCGAAAGTCCATGAAACAACTTATGTTGCTGTTTGTGCAGTGCAatctatatatgacatcatatttgCTGAAGAAATATGTTAATGGACTAAAGGTTCATCCATAACGTGACTACCGTACACGAAGCGTGACTCTGCCATCTCTTGGAAAACTCGAACGGCAGGTTGTTACTTGTCAATGATGAAGCATTTGTAATGACAACAGTTTTGTAAAATTTATTTTATAATCTGCAGTAATGAACTACTTCATGAAAAGCTGGTTAGATACTTAGATGTATGTATGTTGATTGATACTCtgcttattaatattatttttttgtcaacaatt from Rutidosis leptorrhynchoides isolate AG116_Rl617_1_P2 chromosome 9, CSIRO_AGI_Rlap_v1, whole genome shotgun sequence harbors:
- the LOC139867311 gene encoding uncharacterized protein At5g43822-like isoform X1 — encoded protein: MEAMVKKYQQKFNRVKDDMDRWQDIQDRLISQFRNASSIIGRLQLLEEPKNYGSLKNVDNIKDAILTKQMESLQGIMLSMNKTLEEMNSVILSLAKTHRDAKQQVKGGSIQASAKQLTNQIGIKPSLADCIEGLRLLHEMYQSEYLLKLSVISALPTLALKPSVKDLHDLEQLLVDQPNIPKEEVQSIYDIIFAEEIC
- the LOC139867311 gene encoding uncharacterized protein At5g43822-like isoform X2; this translates as MVKKYQQKFNRVKDDMDRWQDIQDRLISQFRNASSIIGRLQLLEEPKNYGSLKNVDNIKDAILTKQMESLQGIMLSMNKTLEEMNSVILSLAKTHRDAKQQVKGGSIQASAKQLTNQIGIKPSLADCIEGLRLLHEMYQSEYLLKLSVISALPTLALKPSVKDLHDLEQLLVDQPNIPKEEVQSIYDIIFAEEIC